Within the Corallococcus exiguus genome, the region GCTGTCGGTGGGGCAGGCCCGCGTGCCGCCGCAGCAGCGCCACCAGCAACCCCAAGAGCCGCTCCTCGCGCTCCAACCGGGAGACGCCGCCGCCCTTCAGCGCGTCGAAGGTGACGGTGAAGCGCTCCAGCAGGGCCGCGTCCTGGAGCACGGGAGACACGAAGCCGGGCAGGGTGCCCGGGGGCGCCCCGGTCTCCTCCGCCGCGCGGATGAGCAGTGAGGGCGGGATGTAAAGGATCCGATACGCCCACCCGACGCTCGAGTCCGCCTCGCGGCCCTCGTGCATCTCTCCAGGCGGCACAACCAGGAAGCTGCCCACCGAGGCCACCACCCGCTGCCCCTGCAGGTACAGCGACTCCGCCCCCGCGTCATAGGCGCACAGCGAGAAGGCATCGTGCGAGTGCTTGGGAAAGGTCCATCGGGTGTAGGCCGCCCGGTGAAGCTCCAGCCCCGGCACCTCCGGGGCTACCCAGAAGCCGTCCTGCTGCTTCGTGCGTTGCATGGCTCCCCCCGCTGGCGTGCGCCCTTCCTGGGGAGGAAACGCACGGCGGGTGAAGGCATATCGGACGAACCGGGACACGCGGCCCCGGAGGGCGTATGGAAAGGCGGGTGAGCACCGTTACCCCTCGCGGCATTTGTTTCGACCTGGACGGCACGCTGGTGGATTCGCTGCCGGACATCATCGACAGCTTCCTCCACGGCTTCACGCACCACGGCCTGCCCGCGCCCTCCGTCGCGGAGGTGCGCGCGCTCATCGGCCAGCCGCTGGAGGCCATGTACACGCGCTTCGCGCCCGAGCACGCCACCACGCTCTGCGTGGCCTACCGCGAGCACTACCCGCTGAACTTCCACCGGCGCTCCCGGCCCTTCCCCGGCGTGGAGCGCGTCCTGCGCACGCTGCGCGAACGGGGCTACCTGCTCGCCGTCGCCACCACCAAGCGCGGCGACATGGCGCGGCGCTTCGTGGACGCGATGGGGCTGGGCGGCCTGCTGCACCACGTGCAGGGCACGGACGGCTTTCCGCACAAGCCCGCGCCGGACGTCATCCACCACGCCCTGAAGGCGCTGGGCACCGGCGGCCTGTGGATGGTGGGCGACACCACGCTGGACCTGCGCGCGGGCCAGGCCGCGGGCCTCAAGACGTACGCCGTCACCTGGGGCACGCACGCCCACGAGGAGCTGGCCACCGCCATGCCGGACGAGCTCCAGCCGGATCTGGAGCGGCTGCTGCACCACCTGCCGCCGCTCGTCTGACAGCGTGGCTGGAGTCAGGCGACCCCAGGACCCCAGGACCCCAGCATCGCGCTTGATTGAAAGGTCGTGACCATGAGGCGTCTCCGCGCTTGCGCCGCACTTCTGCTCGTTCTCTCGGCCTGTGCCACGTCGGCGCCGAGCTGGAATGAGCTGACGGTGCGTAACCCGAGGCTCGCCAACCTCCAGCGAGCAGCGGAGCTGCCATGGACTGACGGTGGACGGTGCGTCGTCCGTGAGGCTGCACAGCCTTGGCCCGTGTTGGTGGAGAAGTGCTATCGGACCCTCGACCGTGACCGGATCGAGTTCCACGACACCACGGGAAGATGCACGGTCGCCTCCGCTGACGCCGCTGCCGTTGGAATCGGGTTCTGCGTGCTGGCGGCTCCTGAGATTGCCGTGGGCGCCGTCATCGTGCTGGGTGTGGTGGTGGTCGGCGTCGCCATCAAGGAAGCAATGGATGCCTATGAGCTCCGCCACGCCTACCCCGAAGAGGCAGGAACCTCACGAGGAACGAAGGTGGCATCCCGGGAAGCCGAAGCGCAACGCAAGCCCAAGCTGAAGCCCGAGCCAGCGGGGCAGGACTGGCAGCCCCCAGTGCCGCCTGTGCCCGTGGACCGGACGGGACGCGCCAGTTGCGAACCTGTTCCGGTGCCCCACGCGGGCGAGGACGACCCACATAATGAATGTGCCGACAAGTTCCCACCCAACCGTTACCCCGGGATGGACGTGCTCGTTGGCGGAGTGCGCTTCGATGCGCTGCAAGTGGGCGTGCGCAAGCTGTGGGAGATCAAGACCCATCGATTCGACACGTACCCTGGCTTCATCCAGCGGCGGGAGATTGAGAGGGAGTTGGAGCAAATACAAAAGGAGCGAACTGCTGCCGCGGCATGTGGATATGACTTCGTCATTGGGGTGAGCACCCAGGAGCACAAAGACGCGCTTATCGAAGTGGACTTCTCACTGGATGTAGTCGTCACGGGGTGCAAACGATGACCAGGCGTAGAGCCCTCTCCCTCATTGTTTATGCGCCTCCGCTTGTAGGCCAGGACGGCCGCACGCTCGCCATCGTCCGTGGGATGGAGAAGGCGCTTCCCGGCCTGCGCCTGGAGTGGGAAGTAGGCAACGGAGTGCGTCCCATCGCATTGCCGCAGCGCGACGCGTGGCTCGCGGAAAGGACGCAGGACGGGAGATTCCCTCTTCTGTGCAACGGGGACGAGCGTTACCCCGTGACGGTCAACGGGAGGGGAAGACCTGGACTCCTCAGCCCAGGCAGTCAGTCCCTGTCTGAAGTGCATGCAGAACTGCCACTGGACGAGCCCGTGCTCGCGGCAGCGGCGGCTTTGCTTGAGGGCGTGGCTGAGGGTGCGTGCTCGTTCTGGGGACATGCGTCGCCATATGGTTACGGTTCGGAAGTCGCGCCGCAGTTTCGCCGATCGTCTGATGGACCAGAGTGTTCACCCCGTGGGCTGCCCATGATCAACCTGCCAGAAAAGCTCCCCGCGCCTGAGATTCCCTGGTTCCTCGGGTGGCTGAACTACTGGTCTGCCGCTGCCGCGCGGGCCATCGGGTTCCCGGATCCGACCCGTGACGCCGAGCTGCTTTCACGGGCTCGGCGCACGGCATCGGGCGGCTGGGTCGTGCAGCTCACCGATGCGCCGCTCGACCTGGACAAGCCCGCCCACCTGGACACGCTCAAGCGGACCTACGAGCGCTTTCCGGAGATCGGCGGACGCGCAGCGCCTTGACCCGAACGCACTGGC harbors:
- a CDS encoding AraC family transcriptional regulator gives rise to the protein MQRTKQQDGFWVAPEVPGLELHRAAYTRWTFPKHSHDAFSLCAYDAGAESLYLQGQRVVASVGSFLVVPPGEMHEGREADSSVGWAYRILYIPPSLLIRAAEETGAPPGTLPGFVSPVLQDAALLERFTVTFDALKGGGVSRLEREERLLGLLVALLRRHAGLPHRQRAIPCARGVKRARELLEAHPTRNLSLEMLARVAGLSPWHLVRAFHRQFGQTPQVFQRSLRLRLAQELLAGALPMAEVALAAGFTDQSHLIKHFGRTLGVTPGEYRAAAHAGRGPRKHVQSRAPAHP
- a CDS encoding DUF5953 family protein, whose amino-acid sequence is MTRRRALSLIVYAPPLVGQDGRTLAIVRGMEKALPGLRLEWEVGNGVRPIALPQRDAWLAERTQDGRFPLLCNGDERYPVTVNGRGRPGLLSPGSQSLSEVHAELPLDEPVLAAAAALLEGVAEGACSFWGHASPYGYGSEVAPQFRRSSDGPECSPRGLPMINLPEKLPAPEIPWFLGWLNYWSAAAARAIGFPDPTRDAELLSRARRTASGGWVVQLTDAPLDLDKPAHLDTLKRTYERFPEIGGRAAP
- a CDS encoding DUF6310 domain-containing protein, which gives rise to MRRLRACAALLLVLSACATSAPSWNELTVRNPRLANLQRAAELPWTDGGRCVVREAAQPWPVLVEKCYRTLDRDRIEFHDTTGRCTVASADAAAVGIGFCVLAAPEIAVGAVIVLGVVVVGVAIKEAMDAYELRHAYPEEAGTSRGTKVASREAEAQRKPKLKPEPAGQDWQPPVPPVPVDRTGRASCEPVPVPHAGEDDPHNECADKFPPNRYPGMDVLVGGVRFDALQVGVRKLWEIKTHRFDTYPGFIQRREIERELEQIQKERTAAAACGYDFVIGVSTQEHKDALIEVDFSLDVVVTGCKR
- a CDS encoding HAD family hydrolase codes for the protein MERRVSTVTPRGICFDLDGTLVDSLPDIIDSFLHGFTHHGLPAPSVAEVRALIGQPLEAMYTRFAPEHATTLCVAYREHYPLNFHRRSRPFPGVERVLRTLRERGYLLAVATTKRGDMARRFVDAMGLGGLLHHVQGTDGFPHKPAPDVIHHALKALGTGGLWMVGDTTLDLRAGQAAGLKTYAVTWGTHAHEELATAMPDELQPDLERLLHHLPPLV